The following proteins are encoded in a genomic region of Kamptonema formosum PCC 6407:
- a CDS encoding type I restriction enzyme subunit R domain-containing protein, which produces MKSQWKSLKDKRIVFIFDECHRSQFGETHKNIVKFFPQAQMFGFTGTPIFADNAASNEHGKRTTKDLFQECLHKYVITNAIADENVLKFSVEYWGKIKRKDGTLITEPKLDREFFENPDRISLIVDWIIANHNRKTHGRKFSAMLCASSVDTLITYYDTFKNKQKQGLHDLRVITIFTPGYNEEDQDANGLIGEPDFNISADISNRSHSRDKLNQFIAEYNQMYQTQHSAKDSQAFYAYYKDIAKRMKDRDRENFQDQERADILLVVNMFLTGFDVKKLNTLYVDKKSEVSRINSSILPH; this is translated from the coding sequence ATGAAGTCGCAATGGAAAAGCTTGAAAGATAAGCGCATTGTGTTCATCTTTGACGAATGCCACCGTTCTCAATTTGGCGAAACCCATAAAAATATCGTCAAATTCTTTCCCCAAGCACAAATGTTTGGCTTTACAGGGACTCCTATCTTTGCCGATAACGCCGCTAGCAACGAACACGGTAAACGTACTACCAAAGACCTATTCCAGGAATGTCTGCATAAATATGTGATTACCAATGCGATCGCGGATGAAAACGTGCTTAAATTTTCCGTCGAGTATTGGGGAAAAATCAAACGCAAAGACGGTACGCTGATCACAGAGCCAAAATTAGACCGAGAATTCTTTGAAAATCCCGACCGAATTTCTCTAATTGTCGATTGGATTATTGCCAACCATAACCGTAAAACCCACGGTAGAAAATTCTCGGCGATGCTCTGCGCCAGCAGTGTAGACACCCTAATTACCTATTACGACACGTTCAAAAACAAACAAAAACAGGGATTACATGACCTACGAGTGATCACAATTTTTACCCCTGGCTATAACGAAGAAGACCAAGACGCAAACGGCTTAATTGGAGAACCTGATTTTAATATCAGCGCAGATATAAGCAACCGTAGCCATAGCCGCGACAAACTGAATCAATTTATCGCGGAGTATAACCAGATGTACCAAACCCAACATTCCGCCAAAGATAGTCAGGCTTTCTATGCCTACTATAAAGATATCGCCAAGCGGATGAAAGACCGCGATCGAGAAAACTTTCAGGATCAGGAACGCGCCGATATTCTGTTAGTCGTCAATATGTTTCTCACGGGCTTTGATGTCAAAAAGCTCAATACACTTTACGTTGACAAAAAATCTGAAGTATCACGGATTAATTCAAGCATACTCCCGCACTAA
- a CDS encoding type I restriction endonuclease subunit R, EcoR124 family, translated as MTKNLKYHGLIQAYSRTNRILGELKSQGNIVSFRNLKENTDQAVALFSDTNASEEIFIQPYEYYIEKFNDGVQELRAIATIPNDVNKLISEDDQVKFVKAFRNLIRLQNVSKSFTELVFLT; from the coding sequence TTGACAAAAAATCTGAAGTATCACGGATTAATTCAAGCATACTCCCGCACTAATCGCATTTTGGGCGAACTTAAATCTCAAGGGAATATCGTCTCTTTCCGTAACCTCAAAGAGAATACTGATCAAGCCGTTGCCCTCTTTTCAGACACCAACGCAAGCGAAGAAATTTTCATTCAACCCTACGAATACTACATTGAAAAATTTAATGACGGGGTGCAAGAACTGAGAGCGATCGCCACTATCCCTAACGATGTCAATAAGCTTATTAGTGAAGATGACCAAGTTAAGTTCGTTAAAGCCTTTCGTAATCTTATTCGTTTGCAGAATGTAAGTAAATCATTCACTGAATTAGTTTTTCTGACTTAA